A part of Stigmatella erecta genomic DNA contains:
- a CDS encoding S8 family peptidase gives MTTLSKLSPAAPRATPTARPEADASRVPPAAAPARAEARSPADGFEGAKAARSNFVDRPGQNTFVDRPTGLRPAATLLSSPERAPVAPLARTSSVDGQPPVKPSGPPVIAIFDGGVDTKHTDLDGALWTNPGEVAGDGLDNDGNGIKDDLHGFNVGFNSGDPMQGAGTDHGTHVAGIIAAEDNGEGNTGVAAGKAQVLSVGGLYDGNDLLTNFERSVDYVVDLKNKGANIRAVNASFGDEYRDAASQKRWNAAVQKLAGADILLVAATANGNGSNMNKVKDFPANVDLPNVITVASMDKKNDKLASFSSHGDKVVELAAVGEDVLSTVPGNKWEEMSGTSMATPRVAATAALMFAENPDLTAAQVRDMLVKTVEVDPDLKGKVSTGGKLDIEAAVAAARASAAAAFAAR, from the coding sequence ATGACGACGCTCTCCAAGCTCTCCCCCGCCGCCCCCCGCGCCACCCCCACCGCCCGCCCCGAGGCGGACGCTTCCCGCGTGCCCCCGGCGGCCGCGCCTGCGCGCGCGGAGGCCCGCTCCCCGGCGGATGGCTTCGAGGGGGCGAAGGCGGCCCGCTCGAACTTCGTGGACCGGCCGGGCCAGAACACCTTCGTGGACCGGCCCACGGGCCTGCGCCCGGCCGCGACGCTGCTCTCCTCGCCGGAGCGCGCCCCCGTGGCCCCGCTGGCGCGCACCTCCAGCGTGGATGGGCAGCCGCCGGTGAAGCCCTCCGGTCCGCCCGTGATCGCCATCTTCGACGGCGGCGTGGACACGAAGCACACGGACCTGGACGGCGCCCTGTGGACCAACCCGGGTGAGGTGGCCGGCGACGGCCTCGACAACGACGGCAACGGCATCAAGGACGACCTCCACGGCTTCAACGTGGGCTTCAACTCGGGCGACCCGATGCAGGGCGCTGGCACGGACCACGGCACGCACGTGGCGGGCATCATCGCCGCCGAGGACAACGGCGAGGGCAACACCGGCGTGGCCGCGGGCAAGGCGCAGGTGCTCTCGGTGGGCGGCCTGTACGACGGCAACGACTTGCTGACGAACTTCGAGCGCTCGGTGGACTACGTGGTGGACCTGAAGAACAAGGGCGCCAACATCCGCGCGGTGAACGCCAGCTTCGGGGACGAGTACCGGGATGCCGCCTCGCAGAAGCGCTGGAACGCCGCCGTGCAGAAGCTGGCCGGCGCGGACATCCTCCTGGTGGCCGCCACCGCCAACGGCAACGGCAGCAACATGAACAAGGTGAAGGATTTCCCGGCCAACGTGGACCTGCCCAACGTCATCACCGTGGCCTCCATGGACAAGAAGAACGACAAGCTGGCGAGCTTCTCCTCGCACGGTGACAAGGTCGTCGAGCTGGCCGCCGTGGGCGAGGACGTGCTCAGCACCGTGCCCGGCAACAAGTGGGAGGAGATGAGCGGCACCTCCATGGCCACCCCGCGCGTGGCGGCCACCGCTGCCCTGATGTTCGCGGAAAACCCGGATCTCACCGCGGCCCAGGTGCGCGACATGCTGGTGAAGACGGTGGAGGTGGATCCGGATCTCAAGGGCAAGGTGAGCACCGGCGGCAAGCTGGACATCGAGGCGGCCGTGGCCGCGGCGCGCGCCTCGGCGGCCGCTGCCTTCGCCGCCCGCTGA
- the boxB gene encoding benzoyl-CoA 2,3-epoxidase subunit BoxB, with protein MQHIRSEPIPNNVDLDSAPGMVRAMSHWQSRFKSWWMERGPSGFQSHEVYLRTAVSVEPDGWARYEHVRMPEYRWGIFLAPSVRERTIGFGDMQGKPVWQEPPEEHRDTLRWLIAMQGDAEPASVEQQRLLGSTCPSLYDLRNLLQVNVEEARHLWGMSYLLLRYFGTEGWTAAEELLDRSSGDTQRPRVLDAFNAPVRDWLHFFMYTAFTDRVGKVQLQAAAESAFDPLARTARFMATEEAHHLFVGETGVGRVLQRTAELMKASPNGSASEAGGIDLHVIQRYLNLWYSLTMDLFGAEMSRKAGAIFASGVKGRPREAMFEDHCERDRTLRVESWDRAAGALHYQDVPVRLAMNEVLRGLFTLDCRGVVERWNKVLASQGLQERLQLPSRRFHRQQGLLSSGHFAPDGTPVSEEEWARRKDTWLPTEADEVAVRQVQARAVLSRGEMANWIAPPARGIHGRPLDFEYVRTET; from the coding sequence GTGCAACACATCCGCAGCGAGCCCATCCCCAACAACGTGGACCTGGACAGCGCACCCGGCATGGTGCGAGCGATGTCTCACTGGCAGTCCCGATTCAAGAGCTGGTGGATGGAGCGCGGCCCCTCCGGATTTCAGTCTCACGAGGTGTATCTGCGCACGGCGGTCAGCGTGGAGCCGGATGGCTGGGCCCGGTACGAGCACGTGCGGATGCCGGAGTACCGCTGGGGCATCTTCCTGGCCCCCTCGGTGCGGGAGCGCACCATCGGCTTCGGGGACATGCAGGGCAAGCCCGTGTGGCAGGAGCCCCCCGAGGAGCACCGGGACACGCTGCGCTGGCTCATCGCGATGCAGGGCGACGCGGAGCCCGCGTCCGTGGAGCAGCAGCGGCTGCTGGGGAGTACCTGCCCCTCGCTGTACGACTTGCGCAACCTGCTGCAGGTGAACGTGGAGGAAGCCCGCCACCTGTGGGGCATGTCCTACCTGCTGCTGCGCTACTTCGGCACCGAGGGCTGGACCGCGGCCGAGGAGCTGCTCGACCGGAGCAGCGGCGACACCCAGCGGCCGCGCGTGCTGGATGCCTTCAACGCCCCGGTGCGCGACTGGCTGCACTTCTTCATGTACACGGCCTTCACCGACCGGGTGGGCAAGGTGCAGCTCCAGGCGGCGGCCGAATCCGCGTTTGATCCGCTGGCCCGCACGGCGCGCTTCATGGCCACCGAGGAGGCCCACCACCTGTTCGTGGGCGAGACGGGCGTGGGGCGGGTGCTCCAGCGCACCGCGGAGCTGATGAAGGCCTCGCCCAACGGCAGCGCCAGCGAGGCGGGCGGCATCGACCTGCACGTCATCCAGCGCTACCTCAACCTCTGGTATTCGCTGACCATGGACCTGTTCGGCGCGGAGATGTCGCGCAAGGCGGGCGCCATCTTCGCCAGCGGCGTGAAGGGCCGGCCCCGGGAGGCGATGTTCGAGGACCACTGCGAGCGCGACCGCACGCTCCGCGTGGAGTCCTGGGACAGGGCGGCGGGCGCGCTCCACTACCAGGACGTGCCGGTGCGTTTGGCGATGAACGAGGTGCTCCGGGGACTGTTCACGCTCGACTGCCGGGGCGTGGTGGAGCGCTGGAACAAGGTGCTGGCCTCCCAGGGACTTCAGGAGCGGTTGCAGTTGCCGTCCCGACGCTTCCACCGCCAGCAGGGACTGCTGTCTTCCGGCCACTTCGCGCCGGACGGAACCCCCGTGTCCGAGGAGGAGTGGGCGCGGCGCAAGGACACGTGGCTGCCCACGGAGGCGGACGAGGTGGCGGTGCGCCAGGTTCAGGCCCGGGCGGTGCTGTCGCGGGGGGAGATGGCGAACTGGATCGCCCCGCCGGCCCGGGGCATTCACGGCCGGCCGCTCGATTTCGAGTACGTGCGCACGGAGACGTAG
- a CDS encoding SGNH/GDSL hydrolase family protein, with protein sequence MASSFPKRLLARTLIPLLFIGCARVILGPPGQQPLRERIAADHPLIRYTGRFDFTAPQAPVFDWPGVSIEAAFEGTSCAVRLEDGNNNYNVSVDGQPPTVLRTSARDTYVLAQGLAEGPHTVRLTRRTESGFGPGTFHGFLLDKGHTLVPLPPAPGRRLLFIGDSFTAGYGNEGQLGCQFSRGTENVERAYAALVASELGAEYSILAKSGRGVVRNYAEPAPVSEKPMPAYFAQARAEQAQPPWDFRRWVPDAVIINLGTNDFSTLPHPPREVFLAGYEALIAAVREVYPDVPVLCVAGPRMKEPGTELIETLVARQHARDGGRTHLALIHDTLEVPQDYGCDMHPNLSGHRKIAGQLKPILASVLGWRKEVSLGDSFPGIPLQAGRLPITPGPPAWLVPHPK encoded by the coding sequence ATGGCCTCCTCCTTTCCCAAGCGCCTTCTGGCGCGCACGCTCATCCCCCTGCTGTTCATCGGGTGTGCCCGCGTCATCCTGGGGCCACCCGGGCAGCAGCCCCTCCGCGAGCGCATCGCGGCGGACCACCCGCTCATCCGCTACACGGGCCGGTTCGACTTCACCGCGCCCCAGGCCCCGGTGTTCGACTGGCCCGGGGTGAGCATCGAGGCCGCGTTCGAGGGCACCTCGTGCGCCGTGCGGCTGGAGGACGGCAACAACAACTACAACGTCTCGGTGGATGGGCAGCCGCCCACGGTGCTGCGCACCTCCGCGCGCGACACGTATGTGCTGGCCCAGGGGCTCGCGGAGGGGCCGCACACGGTGCGGCTCACGCGGCGCACGGAGTCCGGCTTCGGGCCGGGCACCTTCCACGGCTTCCTCCTGGACAAGGGCCACACGCTGGTGCCGCTGCCGCCCGCGCCGGGCCGGCGGCTGCTCTTCATCGGGGACTCGTTCACCGCGGGCTATGGCAACGAGGGGCAGCTGGGCTGCCAGTTCTCGCGGGGCACGGAGAACGTGGAGCGGGCCTATGCGGCGCTGGTGGCCAGCGAGCTGGGCGCGGAGTACTCCATCCTCGCCAAGTCCGGGCGGGGCGTGGTGCGCAACTACGCCGAGCCGGCCCCCGTCTCCGAAAAGCCCATGCCCGCGTACTTCGCCCAGGCGCGGGCCGAGCAGGCGCAGCCGCCCTGGGACTTCCGCCGGTGGGTGCCCGACGCGGTCATCATCAACCTGGGCACCAATGACTTCTCCACGCTGCCGCACCCGCCCCGGGAGGTGTTCCTCGCGGGGTACGAGGCGCTCATCGCGGCGGTGCGCGAGGTGTACCCGGATGTGCCCGTGCTGTGCGTGGCGGGGCCGCGCATGAAGGAGCCCGGCACGGAGCTCATCGAGACCCTGGTGGCGCGGCAGCACGCGCGGGATGGGGGCCGCACGCACCTGGCCCTCATCCACGACACGCTGGAGGTGCCCCAGGACTACGGCTGCGACATGCACCCGAACCTGAGCGGCCACCGGAAGATCGCCGGCCAGCTCAAGCCCATCCTCGCCTCGGTGCTGGGGTGGAGGAAGGAAGTCAGTCTGGGCGACAGTTTCCCGGGGATTCCGTTGCAAGCCGGGCGGTTGCCCATTACGCCGGGGCCGCCTGCTTGGCTGGTACCCCACCCGAAGTGA
- a CDS encoding organic hydroperoxide resistance protein — MAPISISPLYTATATAQGGRNGRVRSTDGVLDLALSMPKELGGAGGASTNPEQLFAAGYAACFESALRLVAGKAGKNVKEAAITGSATIGKTPDGGFGLAVELKGKLPGLSQEEAQQLMHAAHEVCPYSKATRGNIDVKLSVET, encoded by the coding sequence ATGGCTCCCATCTCCATCAGCCCGCTGTACACCGCCACCGCCACCGCCCAGGGAGGCCGCAATGGCCGCGTCCGCTCGACGGATGGGGTGCTGGACCTGGCGCTCTCCATGCCCAAGGAGCTGGGCGGCGCGGGCGGCGCCAGCACCAACCCCGAGCAGCTCTTCGCGGCCGGCTACGCCGCGTGCTTCGAGAGCGCGCTGCGGCTGGTGGCGGGCAAGGCGGGCAAGAACGTGAAGGAGGCGGCCATCACCGGCTCGGCCACCATCGGCAAGACGCCGGATGGCGGCTTCGGGCTGGCGGTGGAGCTCAAGGGCAAGCTGCCGGGCCTGTCCCAGGAGGAGGCCCAGCAGCTCATGCACGCCGCGCACGAGGTGTGCCCCTACTCGAAGGCCACGCGCGGTAACATCGACGTGAAGCTCTCCGTGGAGACCTGA
- a CDS encoding DUF6068 family protein translates to MRPTTAFLVGSAALSLLTHCASTRQPVPGAPPEPPAQPPSTPRHTPWGQARVGDRAIYAFSTNQGPGRRPLPPRALAGRLQVEVTAVQAPWVWLTLSFTDDAGKPLTHPWLARDLTLPVSMETSRDLEVTPRGTESLEQLSAAGRQWEARRYLDDQRPVDGNLVNSLYAAEPGPLYLTRGLLSLSVTLSGFGASGGTQLTLLEVRQGAEGGSSPAPSLERPLGPGTWFDFRAKVGGEDTTLRTCVTAERGYILQADGPAPSQGPACPGFAEASVAPLEEWLMRLVTGALPTEGWPPLAGNSPTRGTFRLQGRAVPSVTVETPENEGGVRRIRFETYAADPWDASLAGLPYDARFRYLTEGVDTLDAQGKRKPQDFTQLTGWGTWVEGAK, encoded by the coding sequence ATGCGTCCCACCACCGCATTCCTCGTCGGCAGTGCCGCCCTGTCCCTGCTCACCCACTGCGCGAGCACGCGGCAGCCCGTGCCCGGGGCTCCGCCGGAGCCTCCCGCCCAGCCCCCCTCCACGCCGCGCCACACCCCCTGGGGCCAGGCCCGGGTGGGGGACCGCGCCATCTATGCTTTCTCCACCAACCAAGGCCCCGGCCGCCGGCCCCTTCCCCCCCGGGCGCTCGCGGGCCGGCTCCAGGTGGAGGTGACCGCCGTCCAGGCGCCGTGGGTGTGGCTGACGCTCTCCTTCACCGATGACGCGGGCAAGCCCCTCACCCACCCGTGGCTGGCCCGGGACCTGACGCTGCCGGTGAGCATGGAGACCTCGCGGGACCTGGAGGTGACGCCCCGGGGCACCGAGAGCCTCGAGCAGCTCTCCGCCGCGGGCCGGCAGTGGGAGGCCCGGCGCTACCTCGACGACCAGCGGCCGGTGGATGGCAACCTGGTCAACTCGCTCTACGCGGCCGAGCCCGGGCCGCTGTACCTCACCCGGGGGCTGCTGAGCCTCAGCGTCACGCTGTCGGGCTTTGGCGCCAGCGGCGGCACCCAGCTCACCCTCCTCGAGGTCCGCCAGGGCGCCGAGGGCGGCTCGTCCCCGGCCCCCTCGCTGGAGCGGCCGCTGGGGCCCGGCACGTGGTTCGACTTCCGCGCGAAGGTGGGCGGCGAGGACACCACCCTGCGCACGTGCGTCACCGCCGAGCGCGGCTACATCCTCCAGGCGGACGGGCCCGCCCCCTCCCAGGGCCCCGCCTGCCCGGGCTTCGCCGAGGCCTCGGTGGCGCCGCTGGAGGAGTGGCTGATGCGGCTCGTCACCGGCGCGCTCCCCACCGAGGGCTGGCCGCCGCTGGCGGGCAACTCCCCCACGCGGGGCACCTTCCGCCTCCAGGGCCGCGCGGTGCCCTCGGTCACCGTCGAGACGCCGGAGAACGAGGGCGGCGTGCGCCGGATCCGCTTCGAGACCTACGCGGCGGACCCGTGGGATGCCTCGCTCGCGGGGCTCCCCTATGACGCCCGCTTCCGCTACCTCACCGAGGGCGTGGACACGCTGGACGCCCAGGGCAAGCGCAAGCCCCAGGACTTCACCCAGCTCACGGGCTGGGGCACCTGGGTGGAGGGCGCGAAGTAG
- a CDS encoding serine hydrolase, with the protein MTRAACLCAFLVTGLVTASAEALGPPEAPRWTAELNGLVETAARNFDGELSLYVLDVESGEEYAYDADRLTYLSSAIKLGVMLEVMHQVDAGRLSWDEPLAFTSDSLRDGMHRLHRARPGDALPVSALLEYMMVDSDNAAADLLMKRVGVDAVKAQLATRGVQTGPVVSLLDERRRIYAQLDPKALAFTPEQIRTLGRYDSPASRAQELSRMLAPRTAWSGQDLDQAFGAFYAEQVNSASMRGMGQLLRQVARCEGLSAASCTRAHTLMRACQTGRGRVAAGLPATAAWAHKTGTQHRRACDLGFLTLPSGQPAVIAACTRNFWRVADAERLFAFLGESVWRTLGTADAQVSRSAE; encoded by the coding sequence ATGACCAGGGCCGCCTGCCTCTGTGCCTTCCTGGTCACCGGGCTCGTCACCGCCTCCGCGGAAGCGCTCGGTCCCCCCGAAGCGCCGCGCTGGACGGCCGAGCTGAACGGGCTCGTGGAGACGGCCGCCCGGAACTTCGACGGGGAGCTCTCGCTCTACGTGCTCGATGTCGAGTCCGGCGAGGAATACGCCTACGACGCCGATCGCCTCACCTACCTCTCCTCCGCCATCAAGCTCGGGGTGATGCTGGAGGTGATGCACCAGGTGGATGCAGGACGGCTCTCCTGGGACGAGCCGCTGGCGTTCACCTCGGACTCCCTCCGCGATGGGATGCACCGGCTCCACCGGGCCCGGCCGGGAGACGCGCTGCCCGTCTCGGCCCTGCTGGAGTACATGATGGTGGACAGCGACAACGCCGCCGCGGACCTCCTCATGAAACGCGTGGGCGTGGACGCCGTGAAGGCCCAGCTCGCAACCCGGGGCGTCCAGACGGGCCCGGTCGTGTCCCTCCTGGACGAGCGCCGCCGCATCTACGCCCAGCTGGATCCGAAGGCGCTCGCCTTCACCCCGGAGCAGATCCGTACCCTGGGCCGGTATGACTCCCCGGCGTCCCGGGCCCAGGAGCTCTCACGGATGCTGGCGCCCCGCACCGCCTGGTCGGGCCAGGACCTGGATCAGGCGTTCGGGGCCTTCTACGCGGAGCAGGTGAACTCCGCCTCCATGCGGGGGATGGGCCAGCTCCTCCGGCAGGTGGCCCGCTGCGAGGGGCTGAGCGCGGCGAGCTGCACCCGGGCCCACACGCTGATGCGGGCCTGCCAGACGGGGCGCGGGCGCGTCGCCGCCGGGTTGCCCGCGACGGCGGCCTGGGCGCACAAGACGGGCACCCAGCACCGGCGGGCCTGTGACCTGGGCTTCCTGACGCTCCCCTCCGGCCAGCCCGCCGTCATCGCGGCCTGCACCCGGAACTTCTGGCGCGTCGCGGACGCGGAGCGGCTGTTCGCCTTCCTGGGCGAGAGCGTCTGGCGCACCCTGGGCACGGCGGACGCTCAGGTCTCCAGGTCCGCGGAGTAG
- a CDS encoding S1 family peptidase yields the protein MRPRHTAARLGVLLLTGLAGCLPVEEQPSLATGTQPVVNGTDAPGDEATAALVARRTRCTGEPLTLLCSGALIAPDVVLTAAHCLDIFGPEGPYEVFFGPELLPEPRGRFVRVTRAVRHPDYDPKSHAFDAALLRLAMPVSTAPLPLPTPGTLPLPVGTALRAVGFGDTRDPLLPPGRRRQGTLSVQEVSASAFRAGPAPAMSCVGDSGGPVLVNEGAREVLAGITVSGDVACRTEALHVRADALWDTFLQPFLQEPPAPAPPVLPAEALCQAPCTQAADCPSGLTCESLDGGPGRCLLPALQEGNYGTACTEDAACGAGGLCARLEPEGADACRCFTPCTAPAPPREAGGCAGLPGPVLLPALLGWLAVRRRPRLRG from the coding sequence ATGAGGCCACGCCACACGGCGGCCCGCCTCGGGGTGCTCCTCCTGACGGGCCTCGCGGGCTGCCTGCCCGTCGAGGAGCAGCCCTCCCTCGCCACGGGGACCCAGCCGGTGGTGAACGGCACGGACGCGCCCGGAGACGAGGCCACGGCCGCGCTGGTGGCCCGGCGGACGCGGTGCACGGGGGAGCCCCTGACGCTGCTGTGCTCGGGGGCGCTCATCGCCCCGGACGTGGTGCTCACGGCGGCCCACTGCCTGGACATCTTCGGCCCGGAAGGGCCGTACGAAGTCTTCTTCGGCCCGGAGCTGCTGCCGGAGCCCCGGGGCCGGTTCGTCCGGGTCACCCGTGCGGTGCGCCACCCGGACTATGACCCGAAGAGCCACGCGTTCGACGCGGCCCTGCTGCGCCTGGCCATGCCCGTGAGCACGGCCCCCCTTCCCCTGCCCACGCCGGGCACCCTGCCCCTCCCGGTGGGAACGGCGCTCCGGGCCGTGGGCTTCGGAGACACCCGGGACCCGCTGCTTCCCCCGGGCCGCCGCCGGCAGGGGACCCTCTCCGTTCAGGAGGTCAGCGCCAGCGCGTTCCGGGCCGGGCCCGCGCCGGCCATGAGCTGCGTGGGGGACAGCGGCGGCCCGGTGCTGGTGAACGAGGGCGCGCGCGAGGTGCTCGCGGGCATCACGGTGAGCGGAGACGTCGCCTGCCGCACGGAGGCGCTCCACGTCCGCGCCGATGCCCTGTGGGACACCTTCCTTCAGCCCTTCTTGCAGGAGCCTCCGGCCCCCGCCCCGCCCGTGCTCCCCGCCGAGGCCCTGTGCCAAGCCCCCTGCACCCAGGCTGCGGACTGCCCCTCGGGCCTCACGTGCGAGTCCCTCGATGGCGGCCCCGGGCGCTGCCTGCTGCCCGCCCTTCAGGAAGGAAACTACGGCACGGCCTGCACGGAGGACGCGGCGTGCGGCGCGGGAGGGCTGTGCGCCCGGCTCGAACCCGAGGGCGCGGACGCCTGCCGCTGCTTCACCCCGTGCACCGCCCCGGCGCCCCCCAGGGAGGCGGGCGGCTGTGCCGGCCTGCCTGGCCCGGTCCTGCTGCCCGCGCTGCTCGGCTGGCTCGCGGTGCGAAGGCGCCCGCGGCTCAGAGGTTGA
- a CDS encoding GspE/PulE family protein, whose protein sequence is MSKAARFLWSLAGLVLVAGLGWGLSRHLPADAGAALQQGRLYLGVAVTPLFLLSVGLAVALGVGASAASRLASRAPPPLAKRPALSPLEVVNEDVAIAVREMLVELGQYLRGLASRPEPDIILFVDTLMDGAIRLGASDVHIHPLEVGTRIAFRVHGVLEEVLTIPREVHPRLINRIKVLGKLTLYKVDKPQDGHFPFSTQEGPADIRISILPTNHGEAVALRIARSGVRLPRLTALGFPPALHQKYQQLLGLPQGVIFVAGATGSGKTTSLYASLGYIKESRGALTRIASIEDPVEFDVPLFAQTQVNSEQGFTFAQGLRSVLRQDPNVIMVGEIRDPETARTAIQAGLSGHLILTTIHANSAAGVFNRLIEMGVEPFLLASATVATLSQRLVRALCPHCRAPSPISPEEVARLDAAGLASGTFYGPVGCERCGGSGYLGRTAIYEMLAVSPAIRDGINEKLPSPRLHAIAQSEGMVPLLAAGVERARAGATTLSEVFRVVGGGA, encoded by the coding sequence ATGAGCAAGGCCGCCCGCTTTCTATGGAGCTTGGCCGGATTGGTCCTCGTGGCCGGTCTCGGCTGGGGGCTCTCCCGGCACCTCCCCGCGGATGCGGGGGCCGCGTTGCAGCAGGGACGGCTCTATCTGGGGGTCGCCGTCACCCCCCTGTTTCTGCTGAGCGTGGGGCTCGCGGTGGCACTGGGGGTGGGGGCGTCGGCCGCTTCCAGACTGGCGTCGCGCGCGCCGCCTCCCCTGGCGAAGCGCCCGGCGCTGTCGCCCCTGGAGGTGGTCAACGAGGACGTGGCCATCGCCGTGCGCGAGATGCTCGTGGAGCTGGGCCAGTACCTGCGGGGGCTCGCCTCCCGACCCGAGCCGGACATCATCCTCTTTGTGGACACGCTGATGGATGGGGCCATCCGCCTGGGCGCCAGCGACGTCCACATCCATCCCCTGGAGGTGGGCACGCGCATCGCCTTCCGCGTCCACGGGGTGCTGGAGGAGGTGCTGACCATTCCCCGCGAGGTGCACCCGCGCCTCATCAACCGCATCAAGGTGCTGGGCAAGCTCACCCTCTACAAGGTCGACAAGCCCCAGGACGGGCACTTTCCGTTCTCCACGCAGGAGGGGCCCGCGGACATCCGCATCTCCATCCTGCCCACCAACCACGGCGAGGCCGTAGCGCTGCGCATCGCCCGCAGCGGCGTGCGGCTGCCCCGGCTCACCGCGCTGGGCTTCCCCCCCGCGCTGCACCAGAAGTATCAGCAGCTCTTGGGCCTGCCCCAGGGCGTCATCTTCGTGGCGGGCGCCACCGGCAGCGGCAAGACGACGTCGCTGTATGCCTCGCTCGGCTACATCAAGGAGTCCCGCGGCGCGCTCACCCGCATCGCCTCCATCGAGGACCCCGTCGAGTTCGACGTGCCCCTCTTCGCGCAGACGCAGGTGAACTCCGAGCAGGGCTTCACCTTCGCGCAAGGGCTGCGCTCGGTGCTGCGCCAGGACCCGAACGTCATCATGGTGGGCGAGATTCGAGACCCCGAGACGGCGCGCACCGCCATCCAGGCGGGCCTGAGCGGCCACCTCATCCTCACCACCATCCACGCCAACTCGGCCGCGGGCGTCTTCAACCGCCTCATCGAGATGGGGGTGGAGCCGTTCCTGCTGGCCTCCGCCACGGTGGCCACGCTCTCGCAGCGGCTGGTGCGCGCGCTGTGCCCGCACTGCCGCGCCCCCTCGCCCATCAGCCCCGAGGAGGTGGCCCGGCTGGATGCGGCCGGCCTCGCCAGCGGCACGTTCTACGGTCCGGTGGGCTGCGAGCGCTGCGGCGGCAGCGGGTACCTGGGCCGCACCGCCATCTACGAGATGCTGGCCGTCAGCCCCGCCATCCGCGACGGCATCAATGAGAAGCTGCCCTCTCCCCGGCTGCACGCGATTGCCCAGAGCGAGGGCATGGTGCCGCTCCTGGCGGCGGGGGTGGAGCGCGCGCGCGCGGGGGCCACCACCCTGAGCGAGGTGTTCCGGGTGGTGGGCGGTGGGGCCTGA
- a CDS encoding PEGA domain-containing protein: MSNSQPPKTPPGSTAGSDGMETAVLRRDQEMAHVQSRTASASWQAPPGEVSPDAPAGRGGTGGTLLPPTESGGAKLAAALRLASAVCGLGAAVLFVLPELTGTFVVPPPQAATPAAQKVKVIAPTFDDPEPAEGLDGTVSEQTSAFDGATVLVVYSNPSGVAVEVDGNDQGGTPVSLTLDCLPGKPIRVELFKRGYERIQHTAFCRKDTMIKLFAPLKKAAKASGGKR, from the coding sequence GTGAGCAACTCGCAGCCACCGAAGACGCCCCCGGGCTCCACCGCGGGCTCCGACGGCATGGAGACCGCCGTCCTGCGGCGTGACCAGGAGATGGCGCACGTGCAGTCGCGCACCGCCTCGGCCTCCTGGCAGGCTCCGCCGGGGGAGGTCTCTCCGGACGCGCCTGCGGGGCGGGGGGGCACGGGCGGTACGCTCCTGCCGCCCACGGAGAGCGGCGGTGCCAAGCTGGCCGCGGCGTTGCGGCTGGCATCCGCGGTCTGCGGTCTGGGGGCGGCGGTGCTGTTCGTCCTGCCCGAGCTGACGGGGACGTTCGTGGTGCCTCCGCCCCAGGCGGCCACGCCGGCCGCGCAGAAGGTCAAGGTCATCGCGCCCACCTTCGATGATCCGGAGCCCGCCGAGGGCCTGGATGGCACGGTGTCCGAGCAAACCTCGGCCTTCGACGGGGCCACGGTCCTGGTCGTCTACTCCAACCCGAGCGGCGTGGCCGTCGAGGTGGATGGGAACGACCAGGGGGGAACCCCGGTCTCGCTCACGCTCGACTGCCTGCCGGGAAAGCCCATCCGCGTCGAGCTCTTCAAGCGGGGGTATGAGCGCATCCAGCACACCGCGTTCTGCCGGAAGGACACGATGATCAAGCTCTTCGCCCCCTTGAAGAAGGCGGCGAAGGCCTCCGGCGGGAAGCGCTGA